The following coding sequences are from one Comamonas koreensis window:
- a CDS encoding bifunctional salicylyl-CoA 5-hydroxylase/oxidoreductase — protein sequence MKIVCIGGGPAGLYFALLMKQMDPAHDVTVVERNKPYDTFGWGVVFSDATMDNMREWDPATAAQIEAAFNHWDDIELLFKGRKIRSGGHGFVGIGRKHLLNILQARCEQLGVQLVFETDVQSDEDYADADLIIASDGVNSRIRSKYAEVFKPDIVTRPNRFIWLGANKVYEAFTFDFVRTEHGWFQAHIYQFDDKTSTFIVETTEETWKACGLDTADQAQSIAFCEELFADNLQGARLMTNARHLRGSAWINFQRVVCDQWWLQNAKGSHVVLMGDAVHTAHFAIGSGTKLAIEDAIELARQFQQLGDGKAQIPAVLQAYQALRRVETLRIQNAAWNAMEWFEVCGKRYCDQLEPEQFMYSMLTRSQRISHENLRLRDAAWLGGYEAWLAAQNGVEVQGKAPPPMFLPYTLRGLTLKNRIVVSPMAQYSAVDGVPGDYHLVHLGARAMGGAGLVFAEMACVSPEGRITPGCPGTYSQAQKQAWQRISDWIHSHTDAKFAMQIGHAGAKASTRLAWEGTDLPLAEGNWPIISASPQQYLEGVSQISQAMSLAQMDEVKQQFVQAAQMAAEVGADWLELHCAHGYLLSSFISPLTNQRGDAYGGSLENRLRYPLEVFRAVRAVWPQERPMSVRISAHDWVPGGITPDDAVEIAKAFKAAGADLIDCSSGQVSKQEKPVYGRMFQTPFADRIRQEAGIATMAVGAISEADHANSIIAAGRADLCAVARPHLANPAWTLTEAAKIGYTAIAWPKPYFAGKRQMESLFEREKAQQAAAGH from the coding sequence ATGAAAATTGTCTGCATCGGCGGCGGCCCCGCCGGCTTGTATTTCGCGCTGTTGATGAAGCAGATGGACCCCGCGCATGACGTGACCGTGGTCGAGCGCAACAAGCCCTATGACACCTTTGGCTGGGGCGTGGTGTTCTCTGACGCGACGATGGACAACATGCGCGAATGGGACCCGGCGACGGCTGCGCAGATCGAAGCGGCCTTCAACCACTGGGACGATATCGAGCTGCTGTTCAAGGGGCGCAAGATCCGCTCGGGCGGACATGGCTTTGTCGGCATTGGCCGCAAGCATTTGCTCAACATTCTGCAGGCACGTTGCGAGCAGCTGGGTGTCCAGCTCGTGTTCGAGACCGATGTGCAGTCCGACGAGGACTATGCCGATGCCGACCTCATCATCGCCAGCGATGGTGTGAACTCGCGCATCCGCAGCAAATATGCCGAGGTCTTCAAGCCCGATATCGTCACCCGCCCCAACCGCTTTATTTGGCTGGGCGCCAACAAGGTCTACGAGGCCTTTACCTTTGACTTTGTGCGCACCGAGCACGGCTGGTTCCAGGCCCATATCTACCAGTTCGATGACAAGACCTCGACCTTCATCGTCGAGACCACCGAAGAGACCTGGAAGGCCTGCGGCCTGGACACGGCCGACCAGGCGCAGTCGATTGCCTTTTGCGAGGAGCTGTTTGCCGACAACCTGCAAGGCGCGCGGCTGATGACCAATGCGCGCCATCTGCGCGGCTCGGCCTGGATCAATTTTCAGCGCGTGGTCTGCGACCAGTGGTGGCTGCAAAACGCCAAGGGCAGCCATGTGGTGCTGATGGGCGACGCGGTGCACACGGCGCATTTCGCAATTGGCTCGGGCACCAAGCTGGCGATTGAGGATGCGATCGAGCTGGCGCGGCAGTTCCAGCAGCTGGGCGATGGCAAGGCGCAGATCCCGGCGGTGCTGCAGGCCTACCAGGCGCTGCGCCGGGTGGAGACCTTGCGCATCCAGAATGCCGCCTGGAACGCGATGGAGTGGTTCGAGGTCTGCGGCAAGCGCTACTGCGACCAGCTCGAACCCGAGCAGTTCATGTACTCGATGCTGACACGCAGCCAGCGCATCAGCCATGAGAACCTGCGCCTGCGCGATGCCGCCTGGCTGGGCGGCTATGAGGCCTGGCTGGCCGCGCAAAACGGGGTGGAGGTGCAGGGCAAGGCGCCGCCGCCGATGTTCCTGCCCTATACCCTGCGCGGCCTGACCTTGAAGAACCGCATCGTCGTCTCGCCGATGGCGCAGTACTCGGCGGTGGATGGCGTGCCCGGCGACTACCACCTGGTGCACCTGGGCGCGCGGGCCATGGGTGGCGCCGGTCTGGTGTTTGCCGAGATGGCCTGCGTCAGCCCAGAAGGCCGCATCACCCCCGGCTGCCCCGGCACCTACAGCCAGGCACAAAAGCAGGCCTGGCAGCGCATCAGCGACTGGATCCACTCCCACACCGATGCCAAGTTTGCGATGCAGATCGGCCATGCCGGAGCGAAAGCCTCCACCCGCCTGGCCTGGGAGGGCACGGACCTGCCGCTCGCCGAGGGCAACTGGCCCATCATCTCGGCCTCGCCCCAGCAGTACCTGGAAGGCGTGAGCCAGATCTCGCAGGCGATGAGCCTGGCCCAGATGGACGAGGTCAAGCAGCAGTTTGTACAAGCCGCCCAGATGGCTGCCGAGGTGGGTGCCGATTGGCTGGAGCTGCACTGCGCCCATGGCTATCTGCTGTCCAGTTTTATTTCGCCGTTGACCAACCAGCGGGGTGATGCCTATGGCGGCAGCCTGGAAAACCGCCTGCGCTACCCGCTGGAGGTGTTCCGGGCCGTGCGCGCCGTCTGGCCGCAGGAGCGGCCGATGTCGGTGCGCATCTCCGCCCATGACTGGGTGCCCGGCGGCATCACGCCGGATGACGCGGTAGAGATTGCCAAGGCCTTCAAGGCCGCAGGCGCGGACCTGATCGACTGCTCGTCCGGTCAGGTCAGCAAGCAGGAGAAGCCGGTCTATGGCCGCATGTTCCAGACCCCGTTTGCCGACCGCATCCGCCAGGAGGCGGGTATTGCGACGATGGCCGTGGGCGCGATCAGCGAGGCCGACCATGCGAACTCCATCATTGCCGCCGGCCGTGCCGATCTCTGTGCTGTCGCCCGCCCCCACCTGGCCAACCCGGCCTGGACCCTGACCGAGGCGGCCAAGATTGGCTACACCGCCATTGCCTGGCCCAAGCCTTACTTTGCCGGCAAGCGCCAGATGGAGAGCCTGTTCGAGCGCGAGAAGGCCCAGCAAGCGGCCGCCGGCCATTGA
- a CDS encoding MarR family winged helix-turn-helix transcriptional regulator, protein MADMQTLCNSPSDSGGGMAGREAGLAHDEHQAVRLWLRLMTCSTQIEQVIRSKLRTQFATTLPRFDYLAQLSRFPKGLRMKTLSEYLMVTGGNITGLTDQLVAEGWVERVADDEDRRSMTVRLTRSGKKQFSAMAKAHEQWLEHLLAPLGADAARELYEQLGVLRQIVGQRVEPVAD, encoded by the coding sequence ATGGCTGACATGCAAACCCTCTGCAACTCCCCCTCCGATTCCGGTGGCGGCATGGCTGGCCGCGAGGCCGGCCTCGCCCATGACGAACACCAGGCCGTGCGCCTGTGGCTGCGGCTGATGACCTGCAGCACGCAGATCGAACAGGTGATTCGCAGCAAGCTGCGCACCCAGTTCGCCACCACCTTGCCGCGCTTTGACTACCTGGCCCAGCTCAGCCGCTTCCCCAAGGGTTTGCGCATGAAGACGCTGTCCGAGTACCTGATGGTCACCGGTGGCAATATCACCGGTCTGACGGACCAGCTGGTGGCAGAAGGCTGGGTGGAGCGGGTGGCCGATGACGAGGACCGGCGGTCGATGACGGTGCGCCTGACGCGCAGCGGCAAAAAGCAGTTCAGCGCCATGGCCAAGGCGCATGAGCAGTGGCTGGAGCATTTGCTCGCACCGCTGGGCGCAGATGCCGCGCGTGAGCTGTATGAGCAGCTGGGCGTGCTGCGGCAGATTGTGGGCCAGCGGGTGGAGCCGGTTGCCGACTGA
- a CDS encoding universal stress protein yields the protein MLNIMIAVDGSPNSLQAVQHGVQLVQQGLRAHVVVAHVQKEASFLELATQDSELIANASLEAGMDLVAPALDMLRLAGVSYEVEIRLGDIYASLLDIAEEKGCGLIVLGATGESMLGSILIGSVSREVARHSKVPTTIVKMPEVLEADEADGDLSQADTAM from the coding sequence ATGCTCAACATCATGATCGCCGTCGACGGATCGCCCAACTCGCTGCAGGCGGTGCAGCACGGCGTGCAGCTGGTGCAGCAGGGCTTGCGCGCCCATGTGGTGGTCGCCCATGTGCAAAAGGAGGCCAGCTTTCTGGAGCTGGCTACGCAGGATTCGGAGCTGATCGCCAACGCCAGCCTGGAGGCGGGCATGGACCTGGTTGCTCCGGCGCTGGACATGCTGCGCCTGGCCGGTGTGTCGTATGAGGTGGAGATCCGCCTGGGCGATATCTACGCGAGCCTGCTCGACATCGCAGAGGAGAAGGGCTGCGGCTTGATCGTGCTCGGTGCCACCGGCGAGAGCATGCTGGGCAGCATTCTGATCGGCTCGGTCTCGCGCGAGGTGGCGCGCCACAGCAAGGTGCCGACCACCATCGTCAAGATGCCCGAGGTGCTGGAGGCCGATGAGGCAGATGGCGACCTCAGCCAGGCTGATACCGCGATGTAA
- the tgt gene encoding tRNA guanosine(34) transglycosylase Tgt, with amino-acid sequence MLQFDLLKTDPTSHARRGTLTLNHGVVQTPIFMPVGTYGTVKGVMPRSLEEMGAQIILGNTFHLWMRPGLDVMKSFGGLHGFEKWDKPILTDSGGFQVWSLGAMRKITEEGVHFQSPVNGDKLFMSPEVSMQIQTILNSDIVMQLDECTPYETNGKKTTEAEARKSMEMSRRWAKRSKEEFERLDNPNTLFGIVQGGMFKHLREESLQGLLEIDFPGYAVGGVSVGEPKDEMLDIMQHTPHLLPAHKPRYLMGVGTPEDLVQGVADGVDMFDCVMPTRNARNGTIFTRYGDLKIRNARHKTDHQPIDTSCTCHACAGKSGVSWDNGGREGFSRAYLHHLDRCGEMLGPMLTTIHNLHYYLNLMQEVRQSLDAGHFAQFRAQFKSDRARGI; translated from the coding sequence ATGCTGCAGTTCGACCTTCTCAAAACCGATCCCACCAGCCACGCACGCCGTGGCACGCTCACGCTCAACCATGGCGTGGTGCAGACCCCCATCTTCATGCCCGTGGGCACCTATGGCACTGTCAAGGGCGTGATGCCGCGCAGCCTCGAAGAAATGGGTGCCCAGATCATTCTGGGCAATACCTTCCACCTGTGGATGCGCCCGGGGCTGGATGTGATGAAAAGCTTTGGCGGCCTGCACGGTTTCGAGAAATGGGACAAACCCATCCTGACCGACTCGGGCGGCTTTCAGGTCTGGTCGCTGGGCGCGATGCGCAAGATCACCGAAGAAGGCGTGCATTTCCAAAGCCCGGTCAATGGCGACAAGCTGTTCATGTCGCCCGAGGTCAGCATGCAGATCCAGACGATTCTGAACTCGGACATCGTCATGCAGCTCGACGAGTGCACGCCGTACGAGACCAACGGCAAGAAGACCACCGAGGCAGAAGCGCGCAAATCGATGGAGATGAGCCGCCGCTGGGCCAAGCGCTCCAAGGAAGAGTTCGAGCGCCTGGACAACCCCAATACCTTGTTCGGCATCGTGCAGGGCGGCATGTTCAAGCACCTGCGCGAGGAATCGCTGCAAGGCCTGCTGGAGATCGATTTCCCCGGTTATGCGGTAGGCGGCGTCTCGGTGGGCGAGCCCAAGGACGAGATGCTGGACATCATGCAGCACACGCCCCACCTGCTGCCAGCCCACAAGCCGCGCTACCTGATGGGCGTGGGCACGCCCGAGGACCTGGTGCAGGGTGTGGCCGATGGCGTGGACATGTTCGACTGCGTGATGCCCACGCGCAATGCGCGCAACGGCACCATCTTCACCCGCTATGGCGACCTGAAGATCCGCAACGCCCGCCACAAGACCGACCACCAGCCCATCGACACCTCCTGCACCTGCCACGCCTGCGCCGGCAAGAGCGGGGTGAGCTGGGACAACGGCGGGCGCGAGGGTTTCAGCCGCGCCTACCTGCACCACCTGGACCGCTGCGGTGAGATGCTGGGCCCCATGCTGACCACCATCCACAACCTGCACTACTACCTGAACCTGATGCAGGAAGTGCGCCAGTCGCTCGATGCCGGCCACTTTGCCCAGTTCCGCGCCCAGTTCAAGTCGGACCGGGCACGCGGTATCTGA
- a CDS encoding GGDEF domain-containing protein yields the protein MPTASSVHPLEQPHSGRLLLCASLAVFAAAMVGILLRPLGYLSVFWPANQIVLVLLLRYPRLMRPVGLAALFASFVLADLITGTSLWLSLGFTTANLCGAACGWLFLRRQSQRDLQMEGQYSALLVFFASGMASLVSAAIGGPISAWAFDLSMRQGLLMWWTGEWMNAMVLLPFLLALPSARSSGAKQERQSWALKLLPALAVVGLEMTSYMVGNKVGSLVFSLPALLWCALSYRILTTAIITMVVFVTKVIVISNIVGFIPANVLDVASLRLGITMLILGPLSVAGSHAARAELLHRMRYQAHHDSLTDVLSRNGFVQASHALLKRLTHEGSSAAVLMLDLDHFKRVNDNHGHASGDRLLRDVSQVLTESLRPQDVLGRIGGEEFAVVLPHISFEDATAIAERLCHTVRSGRFLTAHHEPLQATLSIGLAYKQTLQHGDSLEDLLREADLALYQAKAQGRDCAVWTAPLSAA from the coding sequence ATGCCGACCGCGTCGTCCGTCCATCCCTTGGAGCAACCCCATAGCGGTCGCTTGCTGCTCTGCGCCAGCTTGGCGGTGTTTGCGGCGGCGATGGTGGGCATCTTGCTGCGACCGCTCGGCTACCTCTCGGTGTTCTGGCCTGCCAACCAGATCGTGCTGGTGCTGTTGCTGCGCTACCCGCGCCTGATGCGGCCTGTGGGGCTCGCTGCCCTTTTTGCCAGCTTTGTGCTGGCCGATCTGATCACCGGTACCTCCTTGTGGCTGTCCCTGGGCTTTACCACCGCCAACCTGTGCGGCGCCGCCTGCGGCTGGCTGTTTCTGCGCCGGCAATCCCAGCGCGATCTGCAGATGGAGGGCCAGTATTCCGCCTTGCTGGTGTTCTTTGCCAGCGGCATGGCATCGCTGGTATCGGCGGCCATTGGCGGGCCCATCAGCGCCTGGGCCTTTGATCTGTCGATGCGCCAGGGGCTGCTGATGTGGTGGACCGGCGAATGGATGAACGCGATGGTGCTGCTGCCGTTCCTGCTGGCGCTGCCCTCGGCACGCAGCAGCGGCGCAAAGCAAGAGCGCCAATCCTGGGCCTTGAAACTGCTGCCCGCGCTGGCCGTGGTCGGCCTGGAGATGACCAGCTACATGGTGGGCAACAAGGTCGGCTCGCTGGTGTTCTCGCTGCCCGCGCTGCTGTGGTGCGCGCTGTCCTACCGCATCCTGACCACCGCCATCATCACCATGGTGGTGTTTGTGACCAAGGTGATCGTGATCTCCAACATCGTGGGCTTTATCCCGGCCAATGTGCTCGATGTGGCCAGTCTGCGCCTGGGCATCACGATGCTGATCCTGGGGCCGCTGTCGGTGGCGGGCTCGCACGCCGCACGCGCCGAGCTCTTGCACCGCATGCGCTACCAGGCTCACCACGACAGCCTGACCGATGTGCTCAGCCGCAATGGCTTTGTGCAGGCCAGCCATGCGCTGCTCAAGCGCCTGACCCATGAAGGCAGTTCGGCGGCGGTGCTGATGCTGGACCTGGACCATTTCAAGCGCGTCAACGACAACCACGGCCATGCCAGTGGCGACCGTCTGCTGCGCGATGTCAGCCAGGTGCTGACCGAATCGCTGCGCCCGCAGGATGTGCTCGGCCGCATCGGTGGCGAAGAGTTCGCCGTGGTGCTACCCCATATCAGCTTTGAAGACGCCACCGCCATTGCCGAGCGCCTCTGCCATACCGTGCGCAGCGGCCGCTTTCTGACGGCGCACCACGAGCCGCTGCAGGCCACGCTTAGCATCGGCCTGGCCTACAAGCAAACACTGCAGCACGGCGACAGCCTCGAAGACCTGCTGCGTGAAGCGGACCTGGCCCTTTACCAAGCCAAGGCCCAGGGCCGCGACTGCGCGGTCTGGACGGCGCCGCTCTCTGCGGCTTAA
- a CDS encoding DUF2145 domain-containing protein, whose product MLKPLRLGLLAAALLAATGAQAGRSCEPQKPTLDSVRQSLNLAQNVAQALDASGAQVVLLGRQGQDLRKYQLQFSHMGWAYKSATGAWRVVHKLNDCGTAASHVYRQGLGEFFLDDMWRYQAVVVVPAKEVQQKLLLALSANAQPLQLHEPRYSMLAYPWSQRYQQSNQWALETLAQALAPQTVHDRGQAQAWLQLQGYQPSDLRIGAMTRLGGRMTRANIAFDDHPPEKRFAGHIETATVDSALAFLQRSGLASAPVLLR is encoded by the coding sequence ATGTTGAAACCTCTGCGCCTGGGCCTGCTGGCCGCCGCACTGCTGGCCGCCACGGGCGCCCAGGCCGGCCGCAGCTGCGAGCCGCAAAAGCCCACGCTGGATAGCGTGCGCCAAAGCCTGAACCTGGCACAGAACGTTGCTCAGGCGCTGGATGCCAGCGGTGCGCAGGTCGTGTTGCTGGGCCGCCAGGGGCAGGATTTGCGCAAGTACCAGCTGCAGTTCTCGCACATGGGCTGGGCCTACAAGTCGGCCACCGGTGCCTGGCGTGTGGTGCACAAGCTCAATGACTGCGGCACCGCCGCCTCCCATGTCTACCGCCAGGGGCTGGGCGAGTTCTTTCTGGACGATATGTGGCGCTACCAGGCGGTGGTGGTGGTGCCGGCCAAGGAGGTGCAGCAAAAGCTGCTGCTGGCGTTGTCGGCCAACGCGCAGCCCTTGCAGCTGCACGAGCCGCGCTACAGCATGCTGGCCTATCCCTGGAGCCAGCGCTACCAGCAAAGCAACCAGTGGGCGCTGGAGACCCTGGCCCAGGCGCTGGCGCCGCAGACTGTGCATGACCGGGGCCAGGCGCAGGCCTGGTTGCAGCTGCAGGGCTACCAGCCCAGCGACTTGCGCATTGGTGCGATGACCCGGCTGGGCGGCCGCATGACGCGCGCCAACATTGCCTTTGACGACCACCCGCCGGAAAAGCGCTTTGCCGGCCACATTGAAACGGCGACAGTGGATTCGGCGTTGGCGTTTTTGCAGAGGAGCGGCTTGGCGTCGGCGCCGGTGCTGCTGCGTTAA
- a CDS encoding YiaA/YiaB family inner membrane protein, which yields MSPFSNPVQRDTRAWQYQVWISFGIAVSMCAIGLAWLPGQHLEQAFMVMGYMFCLSAAFVLAKFVRDKQAGSSQAAGDTPMWRFVVWGGFAIAMGLTGWGLLSMDINPTYKAFLGVSWMYMITTAFTLAKMLRDKHESDLATAIHQARSMRSAPREHDVGHPQERV from the coding sequence ATGTCTCCATTCTCCAATCCTGTTCAGCGTGACACCCGTGCCTGGCAATACCAGGTATGGATCTCGTTTGGTATTGCGGTCTCGATGTGCGCGATCGGCCTGGCCTGGCTGCCAGGGCAACACCTGGAGCAGGCATTCATGGTGATGGGCTATATGTTCTGCCTGTCGGCCGCCTTTGTGCTGGCCAAGTTTGTGCGGGATAAGCAAGCGGGCAGCAGCCAGGCAGCTGGCGACACGCCCATGTGGCGCTTTGTGGTCTGGGGCGGATTTGCGATCGCGATGGGGCTGACCGGCTGGGGTTTGCTCAGCATGGACATCAACCCGACCTACAAGGCCTTCTTGGGCGTGAGCTGGATGTACATGATCACCACCGCCTTCACCCTGGCCAAGATGCTGCGCGACAAGCATGAGTCGGACCTGGCCACCGCCATCCACCAGGCCCGCAGCATGCGCAGTGCGCCCCGCGAGCATGACGTGGGCCACCCGCAGGAGCGCGTGTGA
- the mdeB gene encoding alpha-ketoglutarate dehydrogenase, with amino-acid sequence MRQPPHHVPATPQADPAELAEWCDAFDGMLAAYGSAQGKEQAGALLDALLAHARKRHVAWKPSGNTPYINTVTVDEQPPYPGDVALEKKLSAILRWNALAMVVRANAAHGELGGHIASYASAADLFETGFNHFFRADDGHQAADLVYFQPHSSPGVYARAFLEGRLGEENLAHYRQELVAASQGIQGLCSYPHPYLMPEFWQFPTGSMGIGPINAIYQARFMRYLADRGLADTAGRKVWGFFGDGEMDEPESIAALTLAAREGLDNCIFVINCNLQRLDGPVRGNGRIIDELEALFSGAGWNVVKCLWGSEWDPLLARDHSHVLARTFAHTVDGEFQTLSANDGAFNREHFFNQSPELAALVAHLSDSDIDRLRRGGHDPVKIHAAFASAAAHSGQPTVVLAKTMKGYGMGSIGQGRMTSHQQKKLGAEDLLAFRDRFNLPLSDAQATSAAFLKPADGSAEMRYLLARRQALGGFLPARKGQAMPVAVPDLQVTAGFALQAEGKPMSTTMAFVRQLGNLLKDPTLGPRIVPIVADEARTFGMAGLFRQVGIYAPFGQLYQPEDNASMLLYREASSGQILEEGISEAGALSSWTAAATSYSTHGAAMLPFFIFYSMFGFQRVGDLIWAAADQRARGFLIGATSGRTTLGGEGLQHQDGSSLLSASTVPNCKSYDPAFAGELAVIIDHGMQRMLQEQRDEFFYITVTNENVANPSLPPEAHEGVIRGMYRLQAGSAHSPRRVQLLGSGAIMGEVLKAAAILEREHRVAADVWSVTSYAELARDGEAQLELWRAGKASAPSWFAQQLASSQGPIIAASDYVRALPELVRAYLPTDDRGLPRQHYYTLGTDGFGRSDSRAALRQHFAVDAAAIVQTYLRSQQT; translated from the coding sequence GTGCGCCAGCCGCCCCACCATGTGCCCGCCACCCCGCAAGCTGACCCGGCCGAACTGGCCGAGTGGTGCGATGCCTTCGATGGAATGCTGGCGGCCTATGGCTCGGCGCAGGGCAAGGAGCAGGCTGGTGCGCTGCTCGATGCGCTGCTGGCCCATGCCCGCAAGCGCCATGTGGCATGGAAGCCCTCGGGCAACACGCCCTACATCAACACGGTCACGGTGGATGAGCAGCCGCCCTACCCCGGCGATGTGGCGCTGGAGAAAAAGCTCTCGGCCATCCTGCGCTGGAACGCGCTGGCGATGGTGGTGCGCGCCAATGCCGCGCATGGCGAGCTGGGCGGCCACATCGCCAGCTATGCCTCGGCGGCCGATCTGTTCGAGACTGGCTTCAACCATTTCTTCCGCGCCGATGATGGCCACCAGGCCGCTGACCTGGTGTACTTCCAGCCCCACTCCTCGCCCGGCGTCTATGCGCGCGCCTTTCTCGAAGGGCGCCTGGGCGAAGAGAACCTGGCCCATTACCGTCAGGAGCTGGTGGCCGCCAGCCAGGGCATCCAGGGGCTGTGCTCCTACCCGCACCCCTACCTGATGCCCGAGTTCTGGCAGTTCCCCACCGGCTCGATGGGCATCGGACCGATCAATGCGATCTACCAGGCGCGCTTCATGCGCTACCTGGCCGACCGGGGCCTGGCCGATACCGCAGGCCGCAAGGTCTGGGGCTTTTTTGGCGATGGCGAAATGGACGAGCCCGAATCCATCGCCGCCCTCACCCTGGCCGCACGCGAGGGGCTGGACAACTGCATCTTCGTCATCAACTGCAACCTGCAGCGGCTCGACGGCCCGGTGCGCGGCAATGGCCGCATCATCGATGAGCTCGAGGCGCTCTTTAGCGGCGCGGGCTGGAACGTCGTCAAGTGCCTCTGGGGCTCGGAGTGGGATCCGCTCTTGGCGCGCGACCACAGCCATGTGCTGGCGCGCACGTTTGCGCACACGGTCGATGGTGAGTTCCAGACCCTGTCGGCCAACGATGGCGCCTTCAACCGCGAGCATTTCTTCAACCAGAGCCCCGAGCTAGCGGCTTTGGTCGCCCACCTGTCGGACAGCGACATCGACCGCCTGCGCCGCGGTGGCCATGACCCGGTCAAGATCCACGCCGCCTTTGCCAGCGCCGCTGCGCACAGCGGCCAACCCACCGTGGTGCTGGCCAAGACGATGAAGGGCTATGGCATGGGCAGCATCGGCCAGGGCCGCATGACCTCGCACCAGCAAAAAAAGCTGGGCGCCGAGGACCTGCTGGCCTTCCGCGACCGCTTCAACCTGCCGCTGAGCGATGCGCAAGCCACCTCGGCCGCCTTTCTCAAGCCCGCCGATGGCAGTGCCGAGATGCGCTATCTGCTGGCGCGCCGCCAAGCTCTGGGCGGCTTTTTGCCGGCGCGCAAAGGCCAGGCCATGCCGGTGGCCGTGCCCGATCTGCAGGTGACGGCCGGCTTTGCGCTGCAGGCCGAGGGCAAACCGATGAGCACCACGATGGCCTTTGTGCGCCAGCTGGGCAACCTGCTCAAGGACCCGACCCTGGGCCCGCGCATCGTGCCCATCGTGGCCGATGAGGCGCGCACCTTTGGCATGGCCGGGCTGTTCCGCCAGGTGGGCATCTACGCGCCTTTTGGCCAGCTCTACCAACCCGAGGACAACGCCTCGATGCTGCTCTACCGCGAAGCGAGCAGCGGCCAGATCCTGGAAGAAGGCATCAGCGAAGCGGGCGCACTGTCGTCCTGGACGGCGGCCGCCACCAGCTACAGCACCCATGGCGCCGCCATGCTGCCGTTTTTCATCTTCTACAGCATGTTCGGCTTCCAGCGTGTGGGCGATTTGATCTGGGCCGCTGCCGACCAGCGCGCACGCGGCTTTTTGATCGGCGCCACCTCCGGGCGCACCACCTTGGGCGGCGAAGGCCTGCAGCACCAGGACGGCAGCAGCTTGCTGAGCGCCTCCACCGTGCCCAACTGCAAGAGCTACGACCCCGCCTTTGCTGGCGAGCTGGCCGTCATCATCGACCATGGCATGCAGCGCATGTTGCAAGAGCAGCGCGACGAGTTCTTCTACATCACCGTCACCAACGAAAACGTGGCCAACCCCAGCCTGCCGCCTGAGGCCCATGAAGGGGTTATCCGCGGCATGTACCGGCTGCAGGCCGGCTCTGCGCACAGCCCGCGCCGGGTGCAGCTGCTGGGCAGTGGCGCGATCATGGGCGAGGTGCTCAAGGCCGCTGCCATTCTGGAGCGCGAGCACCGCGTCGCTGCCGATGTCTGGAGCGTCACCAGCTATGCCGAGCTGGCCCGCGATGGCGAGGCCCAGCTGGAGCTCTGGCGCGCAGGCAAGGCCAGCGCCCCCAGCTGGTTTGCGCAGCAACTGGCGTCCTCGCAAGGCCCCATCATTGCCGCCAGCGACTATGTGCGCGCCTTGCCCGAGCTGGTGCGCGCTTACCTGCCCACCGACGACCGTGGCCTGCCGCGCCAGCATTACTACACGTTGGGGACGGACGGCTTTGGCCGCAGCGATTCGCGCGCGGCGCTGCGCCAGCATTTCGCCGTCGATGCCGCCGCCATCGTGCAGACCTATCTGCGCAGCCAACAGACCTGA